A section of the Pirellulaceae bacterium genome encodes:
- a CDS encoding type VI secretion system tube protein Hcp translates to MADAFLQIAGIPGESTDAKHTSWIELENYSISAGQMVTDAMSNGMRSTGRVHLGDFSFSKKIDSASAKIFTALCQGQPVKKVVLNACRANKQKTIFLKIEMTNVYFTHYSHSGPGADGAHESITFSPGQLVITYSPEDHNTGTPKGNIPGGWDQEKNKAITAV, encoded by the coding sequence ATGGCCGATGCGTTTCTTCAAATCGCAGGGATTCCCGGAGAGTCTACGGACGCTAAACATACAAGTTGGATTGAGCTCGAAAATTACTCGATAAGCGCAGGCCAAATGGTAACAGATGCGATGAGCAACGGGATGCGCAGTACGGGCCGTGTCCACTTAGGAGATTTTAGTTTTTCAAAAAAGATCGATAGCGCTTCGGCGAAAATCTTTACTGCTTTGTGTCAAGGGCAACCTGTCAAAAAGGTGGTCTTAAACGCCTGCCGCGCAAATAAACAGAAGACCATCTTTTTAAAAATTGAAATGACCAACGTCTACTTCACGCACTATTCGCATTCGGGTCCGGGAGCCGATGGAGCCCACGAATCGATTACGTTCAGCCCAGGACAATTAGTAATCACTTATAGTCCCGAAGATCACAACACGGGCACACCCAAAGGCAATATCCCGGGCGGATGGGATCAGGAGAAAAACAAAGCTATTACGGCCGTATAA
- the tssI gene encoding type VI secretion system tip protein TssI/VgrG encodes MARYTQDNRALRITTPLGENVLLLAEFSGTEGLSELFEFDISLWSEKLAIDPKSLVGKSVTIQVENNRALRYFNGIVSRFCASGRRGAMRQYRASVVPTLWLLTRVQDCRIFQDKSIPDIIKAVFESRGLTNYKLSALSSSYPVLEYVVQYRETDFNFVSRLMERAGIFYYFEHKNNEHTLMLGDSNSTFQSTTPAKVQIIDDSTAKPDMDCITAWENTFSYQSGKWTQTDYNFIDHPASTNKTPADELLLSLATQLDLHQITRYERYDFPGLFEEKNEGQDSTKTRIQGNDVGYQLVQGVSQCAFFVPGQKFTVNNSDVESEIGKKYVLTSVKHKSHEAASYPMTVASGEALRTYDNEFKCIPDDVQFRPERRTPIPSVQGIQSAVVVGPSAEEIYTDSYGRIKVQFFWDRAGVRNENSSCWIRCAQFAAGKNWGSLFLPRVGQEVAVSFLDGNVDRPLVTGVLYNADQMPAYPLPKDKTKSYIKTNSTMGGDGFNEICFEDLAKNEQIFVHAQRNFDLRVLNDRLQNVLNDCHLIVGQEVDGEKQGSQYQSVFVNKELHVMGNQIEHIEGNFQLTVGKGDAENGGNFDFLVANKMTESIEGDHDFTLNGDQKQKIYGKQSVEVIGDVKQNVVGSHSTNVLGGRKQKILEDDSLQIGGALHQKTEGNVGVDAGADIYLKGGMNVVIEAGAELTLKVGGSYIVINPSGVSVVGPLVNLNSGGDAGEGTPPATTSPDDPDSPSDAAQAQPTEPTAADDAQSGSKSAPDSLS; translated from the coding sequence ATGGCACGATACACCCAAGATAATCGCGCCCTGCGAATCACGACGCCGCTCGGCGAAAACGTTCTGCTTTTAGCAGAATTCAGTGGTACCGAAGGCCTTTCAGAACTTTTCGAATTCGACATTTCTTTGTGGTCAGAGAAACTTGCCATCGACCCGAAATCGCTCGTTGGTAAAAGTGTCACCATTCAAGTTGAAAACAACCGAGCTCTGAGATATTTCAACGGAATTGTCAGTCGCTTTTGCGCCAGCGGCCGGCGCGGCGCAATGCGGCAGTACCGCGCTAGCGTCGTACCGACCTTGTGGCTGCTCACCCGTGTGCAGGATTGCCGTATCTTTCAAGATAAATCGATCCCTGACATTATTAAAGCAGTCTTCGAATCACGTGGTTTGACCAACTACAAGTTATCCGCGTTAAGCTCGTCCTACCCGGTACTCGAATATGTTGTCCAATACCGCGAAACTGATTTCAATTTTGTTTCACGGCTAATGGAACGAGCAGGAATATTTTACTACTTCGAGCACAAAAACAACGAACATACACTGATGCTGGGCGATAGTAATTCAACGTTTCAGTCGACCACGCCAGCCAAGGTGCAGATCATTGATGATTCCACGGCCAAACCCGACATGGATTGTATCACCGCCTGGGAGAATACCTTTTCGTATCAATCGGGGAAGTGGACACAAACCGATTACAACTTCATTGACCATCCAGCCAGCACAAATAAGACACCAGCTGATGAACTTCTCCTCTCATTGGCAACGCAGTTGGATCTCCACCAAATCACTCGTTATGAGCGATACGATTTCCCAGGGCTCTTCGAGGAAAAAAACGAAGGACAGGACTCAACCAAGACGCGCATCCAGGGCAATGACGTTGGTTACCAATTAGTGCAGGGTGTAAGCCAATGCGCATTTTTTGTACCCGGCCAAAAATTCACGGTTAATAATTCTGATGTGGAGTCCGAAATTGGAAAAAAGTATGTACTCACTTCCGTTAAACACAAATCGCATGAGGCTGCTTCATACCCTATGACTGTAGCGTCAGGAGAAGCACTCCGTACCTATGACAACGAATTCAAATGTATCCCGGATGATGTCCAGTTTCGCCCCGAACGACGGACCCCAATTCCTTCCGTCCAGGGAATACAATCGGCGGTTGTTGTCGGTCCAAGCGCGGAAGAAATTTACACCGACAGTTATGGTCGCATCAAAGTACAATTTTTTTGGGATCGTGCTGGGGTGAGAAACGAGAATTCGAGTTGCTGGATAAGATGTGCCCAATTTGCGGCAGGCAAGAACTGGGGCAGTCTGTTTCTGCCCCGCGTGGGACAAGAAGTTGCTGTTAGCTTTCTGGATGGCAACGTCGACCGGCCATTGGTTACCGGAGTTCTCTATAACGCCGATCAGATGCCTGCCTATCCTCTGCCTAAGGATAAGACGAAGAGCTATATCAAGACAAATAGCACGATGGGTGGCGATGGTTTTAATGAAATCTGTTTCGAAGATCTGGCAAAAAACGAACAGATATTCGTACACGCCCAACGGAATTTTGACTTACGGGTATTAAATGATCGATTGCAAAACGTATTGAATGATTGCCACTTAATCGTGGGTCAGGAAGTGGATGGCGAAAAACAGGGCAGCCAGTACCAGTCGGTGTTTGTGAACAAAGAGCTCCATGTGATGGGCAACCAAATCGAACATATCGAAGGCAATTTCCAATTAACGGTAGGCAAGGGTGACGCGGAAAACGGCGGGAATTTCGACTTTTTGGTTGCCAATAAAATGACTGAGTCGATCGAAGGTGACCATGATTTCACTCTCAATGGTGATCAAAAACAGAAAATCTACGGTAAGCAATCCGTGGAGGTGATTGGCGACGTAAAGCAAAATGTCGTTGGCAGTCATTCAACGAATGTGCTGGGGGGACGAAAGCAAAAGATCCTCGAAGACGACTCACTTCAAATTGGGGGCGCCTTGCATCAAAAAACTGAGGGGAATGTGGGGGTGGATGCGGGGGCAGACATTTATTTGAAGGGAGGCATGAATGTGGTGATTGAAGCTGGTGCGGAGTTGACTCTCAAAGTAGGCGGCAGCTACATCGTGATCAATCCCAGCGGCGTGTCCGTCGTAGGACCACTCGTCAACCTCAACAGTGGTGGTGATGCAGGAGAAGGGACTCCGCCTGCAACAACGAGTCCGGACGATCCCGATTCGCCCTCCGATGCGGCACAGGCGCAGCCGACCGAACCGACAGCTGCCGACGACGCACAATCGGGATCAAAATCAGCACCCGATTCATTGAGTTGA
- a CDS encoding DUF4280 domain-containing protein translates to MPQQVVMGAMLTCSMGVAPSSLIVTPANRVNGESVPAANIMDHIPMTNILPFGMCTSPANPEVAAATAAALGVLTPQPCVPEIPAPWAPGSPNVMVGGQPALNNTCTCQCAWAGTITIDDPGQPSVQIS, encoded by the coding sequence ATGCCACAGCAAGTTGTCATGGGGGCGATGCTTACGTGCAGCATGGGGGTAGCCCCAAGCAGTTTAATCGTGACGCCAGCTAACCGCGTGAATGGCGAATCCGTCCCAGCCGCAAACATTATGGACCATATCCCCATGACGAACATTTTGCCGTTCGGCATGTGCACTAGTCCAGCTAACCCGGAAGTTGCCGCAGCAACAGCTGCTGCTCTAGGCGTCTTAACTCCACAACCATGCGTGCCTGAGATTCCCGCACCCTGGGCTCCCGGTTCGCCAAATGTAATGGTGGGTGGGCAACCTGCTCTGAACAACACGTGCACATGTCAATGCGCGTGGGCTGGTACGATCACGATTGACGACCCGGGTCAGCCATCGGTACAAATCTCATAG
- a CDS encoding sulfotransferase — MIVKTLSGKRKNIPADQVKNDLRFQVDKGWGNVLVALGRGPQHRRSDTLLKWACQETSLEDFGKPIFLEGFRTLHQSFKESGLHARGWRIVEKTLYELLKSRLQIEAFRKAHPLLTEQKIESPLFIIGMPRTGTTFLHRLLSVGPRLRALKIWEMLEPCPPSSLHPEVVPERRARAQSWCDNLYDMVPALKPIHYTEADSPEECIYLLRNTFVDTSFTLQARLSSYRQWLNRMDMEPIYRDYRQQLQMLQLGSNNLRLLLKSPNHSHHVEDIFTVFPDACFLRIHRHPAEAIPSAVNLRRLSRAVYSERSLSNDHVRQRIESWKHLIPHLDRFAGTLPGNRYLDVCYKQLVKDPLAEARNIYQYFGIEWDGLTEKAMTKWLKDNPKGRFGSHQYDSRPFDVSLATIEDTFAEYVERYQL, encoded by the coding sequence ATGATTGTGAAAACTCTGAGCGGAAAGAGGAAAAACATTCCTGCCGATCAAGTCAAAAATGACTTGAGATTTCAGGTCGACAAGGGTTGGGGAAACGTTCTTGTTGCGTTGGGGCGGGGGCCCCAGCATCGCCGCTCCGACACGCTCCTGAAATGGGCTTGTCAGGAAACATCGCTCGAGGACTTTGGTAAGCCGATTTTTTTGGAGGGTTTTAGAACACTTCATCAGTCGTTTAAAGAATCGGGCCTTCATGCTCGGGGCTGGCGGATTGTCGAGAAAACACTTTATGAACTCCTCAAGTCAAGGTTGCAAATCGAAGCCTTCCGAAAGGCCCACCCCCTCCTAACAGAACAAAAAATTGAAAGCCCCCTGTTCATCATCGGAATGCCTCGAACTGGGACGACGTTTCTTCATCGGTTGTTGTCGGTGGGGCCGCGGCTTCGAGCTTTGAAAATATGGGAGATGCTTGAGCCCTGTCCTCCCAGCTCCCTTCATCCGGAAGTCGTTCCCGAGCGTCGGGCTAGGGCACAAAGCTGGTGCGATAACCTCTACGATATGGTGCCGGCACTCAAGCCTATTCACTATACGGAAGCTGATTCTCCAGAAGAGTGCATCTACCTGCTAAGAAATACTTTCGTCGACACCAGTTTTACGCTTCAGGCGCGTCTCAGCTCTTACCGTCAGTGGTTGAATCGGATGGACATGGAGCCTATTTACCGAGACTATCGCCAACAGCTTCAAATGCTGCAGCTAGGGTCGAATAATTTGCGATTGTTGCTGAAGTCACCCAATCACTCGCACCACGTTGAGGATATTTTCACAGTCTTCCCGGATGCATGCTTCTTAAGAATTCACCGACACCCGGCCGAGGCAATTCCTTCGGCTGTCAACCTTCGTCGACTGAGTCGTGCTGTCTATTCTGAGCGTTCACTCTCGAACGATCATGTAAGACAGAGGATCGAGAGTTGGAAGCATCTGATACCCCACTTAGATCGATTCGCCGGCACCCTTCCTGGAAATCGCTACTTGGACGTTTGTTACAAACAGTTGGTGAAAGACCCCTTAGCCGAAGCAAGAAACATCTATCAATATTTCGGAATTGAATGGGATGGGCTCACAGAAAAGGCCATGACGAAGTGGCTCAAAGACAACCCGAAAGGACGCTTTGGCTCTCACCAGTATGATTCCCGGCCTTTCGACGTCAGCTTGGCAACCATTGAGGATACTTTTGCTGAGTATGTCGAACGCTACCAACTCTAG